One region of Candidatus Methylomirabilota bacterium genomic DNA includes:
- a CDS encoding SOS response-associated peptidase, protein MCGRYTETAAFEELAHRFGIEVEEADNEEMISRYNVAPSQPVPIVIARDGQRRLLTARWGLRPFWARNGGRAPINARAETVATSAMFSEALRSTRCLVPADGFYEWQAVPGQKRKQPWYLRLRDGGLFAFAGLYTPPRASEGQRATCAIITTTPNELAASIHDRMPVILEPDVEAAWLDPRLADTAALLPFLRPLPAERMEAYRVSSLVSSSQNDGPALVERLSA, encoded by the coding sequence ATGTGTGGCCGCTACACGGAGACCGCCGCCTTCGAGGAGCTCGCCCATCGCTTCGGCATCGAGGTGGAGGAGGCGGACAACGAAGAAATGATCTCGCGCTACAACGTCGCGCCCTCCCAGCCCGTGCCGATCGTCATCGCCCGCGACGGGCAGCGCCGGCTTCTCACCGCCCGCTGGGGGCTGAGGCCCTTCTGGGCGCGGAACGGCGGGCGTGCCCCCATCAACGCGCGAGCCGAGACGGTGGCGACGAGCGCGATGTTCAGCGAGGCGCTCCGAAGCACGCGCTGCCTCGTTCCCGCTGACGGCTTCTACGAGTGGCAAGCGGTGCCGGGCCAGAAGCGCAAGCAGCCCTGGTACCTGCGGCTCCGCGACGGCGGGCTCTTCGCCTTCGCGGGCCTCTATACGCCGCCGCGCGCGAGCGAGGGACAGCGCGCGACCTGCGCCATCATCACCACCACGCCGAACGAGCTCGCGGCGTCCATCCACGACCGCATGCCCGTGATCCTCGAACCCGACGTGGAAGCGGCCTGGCTCGATCCGCGCCTCGCGGATACGGCGGCGCTACTGCCCTTCCTCCGTCCCCTGCCCGCCGAGCGCATGGAGGCGTATCGCGTCTCCTCGCTCGTCTCGTCGTCGCAGAACGACGGGCCCGCGCTCGTCGAGCGCCTCTCCGCCTAG